A region of the Stigmatopora nigra isolate UIUO_SnigA chromosome 10, RoL_Snig_1.1, whole genome shotgun sequence genome:
CgccggcaggcaggcaggcgcaCGCCACTGCCCTGTCGGACAAAGATAACGGAGACCGGCACGCCAACGGCGAGAGCTTCCCAAGCAGGACAATGTTCAGATAAGAAGAAACTCCAAAACAATTGGCCATCTTGATTTGATCCAACCTAAAAACAGATGGATCGTAAAGTCGTGTTTGTGAGAAGAagactttttgtgtttgtggcaTCGTTGTGATCCCCTTGTGAGTCATCGCTAACCTCTGAACTGCCGGCAAGAAGACACGCGTGGACAAATCCTCCACATGCCTTTCCAGCGCTCTTGTTATTTTTGGGAGGGCCGCGCTTCGCAGTCCTCCGCTGTCCTCCGCTGTCCTCCAGAACAGACAAACCCGAGAGGGAAGTTCCCGGCAAGACAACAAAAGGAGGAAAccgtggagagaaaaaaaaaaaaaaagatgcaaagcGTTCGCTTgtccaggaagaaaaaaaaagatctctgCTCCGGCATATAAATCGGGCTCTTAAATCGGAAATCTCAACTTTGGGATCCGACGTCTCAAAGTCCAAGTCGAGGAAATCCGGCCCATCCGGGCGCTTCGATACGTAAGAGAGACGAATGGCGGCTCTCCGACGGGAGCCGCTTTGCCCCAGCGTGACGCCCAGGCCTGAAAGGGAGAGAGATCTGCGGTCAAAGCGGAAACGTTGAACCGCCCGCGTTTTGCCTTGCAGGATGTCGGTCCAACTGCGATTCCACTCGCCCTCGGACGGAAATCCCATCCGGCGGAGCCGCTCCTTCGCGGGCTTGGGCTCTCTGACGGGACGACGGCGGTGAGTGGCCAGCGGGCGTCTTAGCCGGCCGGGTGCCTCCAATGTGGCCTTTTGATAGCCGGGCCCGCTGGGTCCCCCCCCTTTGCAGTCCTTCGGCCGCTCGGAACTCGCTGCGCTCCCAAGCCCCGACCGAGAGGAAATTTCCACGGGGCGCCTCGTCTCCCGGGAGAGCGCCGGGATCCGTTTGGTCCCCGCGGCCGGAGGATGTGGACGCCGTCTTCCGGGCGCTACGTAAAGGCCTCAGGTGGGTTTGATGGTGGAGCGTTTAGGATCAGAGACTTTAAGTCGGGGTCGAGAAAAGTCTTGGCTCGGAGCTTTGCGGCTCTGATCGGATGCCTTTGCGCAGGGAGCACGTGGAGCGCCACCAGACGGAGATGGACTTTCTGTCCACGCGCCAGACACAGACCAAGAGGAACTCTCGACTGGTGAGATGGCAAAACCAAGTCCGGCGCGTTGAGGATAAAACCAGGTCGCCCCCAAATGAATCCGACTTTGGTCTCCTTTGCAGGGCTTCCAGTACGACTTGGAGAAGGTGAGAAGCACACGGCCCCACGTCTGAGCAGAAGGACAAAATGTCTTTGCTCCCGCAGGAGATCCGAGCCCAGGAAAGATGGATGCGAAAGCTGGAGTTCCAAGTCAGCAAGGTAAAGTCCGCCGTCCGCGGTCCACGGTCTACGGAAACTGTGAGCGCCCTTTCCGCGCAGGTGGACGAGCTGTACGAGAACTACTGCGTCCAGTGGCGCCTCTGCCAGGGAGCCGTCAACATGAAGAGGGCCTTCGCCCTGGCGCCCTCCACGCGCCAATCCCGCGAGAGCCTCCTGGACCTGGGACGCAACCACAGGCTCAGCACGCAGGTCCAACAAGGATCCCCCAAATCTCCTTTGGGAAAGGGGGGTGAGAGCACTCAAACTCACACggctctccttctctctctctctgcaggACATGTCGAACATGGAGGGGGAGCTGGAGGGCCTCCTGGGAGAACTTCACGTCAAGATGAAAGGTAGAGCCGCCGAACTTTAGACTTTGGACGGCCTTGACGGCTTTCCCCGCCCCCAGGTCTGGTGGGCTTCGCCCGGCTGTGTCCCGGAGACCAATACGAGGTGAGCCCCCGGGTGCGGCAGCTAGATGTACTTCCTCCCGGCGTCCATCCTAAACGCGGAGCCGTGACGCCTCCCCGGTTCAGGTGGCCGTGCAGTTGGGCCGCCAGCGCTGGAAGATCCGCGGCCGCATCCAAAGCGACGACGTCCAGTCGTGGGAGCAGGAGGAGATGCTCTTCCTGCCGCGCATCGGCCGCAACTTTGAGATCAAGGTAAGGCCCCCCCCCAAAGTGCTGTGCCTCTTACCATTGGTGGCTTTCCTAGGTTTCGGAGGCCAAGGGTCTGGGCTGGCAGCTGGTGGGCACGGTGACTTGCGCCAGCGCCCCCTTCTTGGTGGCCACTCCCCAACTCGTGGTGGTGGACATCACCCAACTGGGGACCATTAAGCTCCAGCTGGAGGTCACCTGGAGGTAAGACGCCACCAAGTCCATTCCAATTCCATTCAAAGCCCACACCCCCGTCTTTTGGGCGCAGCCCTTTGGACGGCGGCGACAAGGCGGGACTTTCGTCCGGCGCCAGGCCGCCGGGGTGGAGCCGCAAGACCTCGGTGCAAAGTTGGACGGCGCCCAGTACGCCGTCCTTCTCGGAAAAGTACTTCCAGGTGGGCCCTCTTCTCCTCCTGCCTCAGGGAAGACGTGGCGGGGGAGGAACCTTTGCCGTCTTTTTTTTCCCGCAGTCTATGATGAGGGAGCTgcgggaaggaggaggaggaggaggcggagcttcgGTGCCGCTTCGGGTGTCGGCCAGAGGGCGGGACAGGGGAGTGTCCTTGATGAGCTACCTGTCGTACTCGTCCATCGCCTCTAGTCCATCGCGGGCCAGGACAACGCCCAGGTCCGCTGGCTCCGTGCTATCTACGTTTCAGCCCGGAACCCAAATGTTGTCCTTAATCCCTCCATTTTTCCAATCCTTCCGTCCAGCGTGGGCAGCAGCGTGGCGGGCAGCCGCACCCAGCTCTCCCTGGGAGAGGACGACGAGGAACCGGTCAccatgaggaggaggagagggaggcgGCCGGAGGAAGAGCAGGAAACGCCAGCGGCGGCGTGGGGACAACTCTTTTCTCATCCTTTGTCACTGGTGGATGCTCGCAGGTGACAAACTCCGGCACATCCCACGGTGAAGAGGGGCtaagcctgattttttttttggaccttaggtccagcacccccgacaTCCTGAAAGACAACCCGGCGGGAGGTCCGGCGGAGAAGCGAGTGTCGGCTGAGGGCCAGAGACTCAATGTTTGTCAAGCACCTTTTTGTCCCTCGCTTATCTGGGGGCGGAAAAGTCACTTTTGGTCGTGTTGGGTGACAGGACGCCGGCCCGAAGTCTCCCATCTCGGGGTCCCCCATCTCGGGGTCCCCCATCTCGGGGTCCCCCATCCCAGAGTCCCCCATCGCGGGGTCCCCTATCCCAGAGTCCCCCGGCACAGGGCCCCCCGGCCCAGGATCCCTCATCCCGGAATACGGCGGTTCAGAGTCCCCCGGCCCAGAGTCCCCCGGCCCAGAGTCCCCCGGCCCAGAGTCCCCGCCCCCGTACGCCCGAGCGGGGCCCGGGAGCAGCGAGCGGCGAGCGCAGGCCCTGCGACTGGGGGCCCTGCTGGCCGAGCTGGAGAGAAATTTCAGGAGACAGAGTGGCGGCCAGGTCCCGGGCCAGGTCTCGGGCCAGGTCTCGGGCCAGGTCCCGCCGGACCCGCTGAGCCTCTTGGAGCAGCGGCTCCAACATCTGGCCACCGTACTGAGGGTAAGGCGCTCGAACCGGCACGCAATGAAGTATTCTGTGGGGTGTAGTATGggcccaagatggccgccatgtAGCAGTGGCCAAAGTGAGGGGGTCTGTTTGGGACTTCCTCAGAACCAGCTCTCCCTGATGCGGCGCTCGTCGTCCAACGACACCTTGGCCGTGGAGGAAGTCCTGTGCAGCTTTGACTTCCTGTCCCACGATGACAACGCTTCCTGCTTGGGAGAGTGAGTCGCCGGGTAGAACGGGACATTTCCCAGCGGAAGGACGGAACCAAAACAGAGTTTTGACCCGGACAGAACCTCCGCCACCTCTCTGAGGAACGACGACCGATCGGGAGAAGAGGGAgaggagccgccgccgccgcctccgccggtCGCCCCGCTGACTTGTGGGAATTGGGGTCTGGACCGGGCCCTGGAGGCGCACCTGGACTCGTGTTGCATCCTACTGGAGGTACACTTGGAGCTCTTAGTTAGGAGAGCCATTGTCCTCGAATAGGCGGCGTACGGGCTGACCCTCGTTGGTCGACCGCAGATGCTGCCGAGGATTGACTTTACTTTGACGCGCGCCGAGCTCCTGGAGGACGTGGCTCAACAGGCTGACGTCCTGAACACCATCGGTCGCCTCCTGCTGGAGGACGGGGACGTCTCGGCCGAAAAGCGTCAGTGACAAAACCGATCCCTCTGCCGTCGGGTCCTTCTGGAGTCGCCGCTCCCCGTCGGCATGTTGAAATCCCGGCGTGTCCTCCTTTGATTTGCAGTCCTCCCCGAGGATCAGAGGACGCCGGAGGTCCTGGCCTTCTGGGCCGACTGCGGCGCCGGCGACGCCGCTTCCTCTCCGTTCTGCTGCCACTCGCACGACTTTGTGGCGGCGCTGGGGCGGCGTTACTCGCACAGAATCAAAGCCAAGCTCAAAGCCAAGCAGCCCGGACTCCCGGAAAAaggtttccaaaaaaaaaaacattgctttttctggacattgttttgcattttgcgTCTTTTTTAAAGTCGTACCGTGTGCAGTGTTCCAGAGGCTTCTGCGGCAGGTGCAGGCGGCCAGCAGGGCGGCGCTGTGGCCCCCTCAGCCCCCGTGCGCCCCCGACCGGGTCAGCGTCTTCCAGCTGTCCATTTACCTGGGGCGCTGCCGCGTCCCGAGCCCGGGCGACCACGTGGCTCGCCTGGCCAAGGAAGGTGAGTTTCAGCAGGCCGCCGCTAACGCTAACAGAGCCTAACCCCGCCGACGTTGGGCGCGGCAGAGCGTTTCTTATCGGCCGTGACGGGTCCCGGGCGCAAATCGGCGCTGGGCAAGATGACGTCCCGGGTCGCCGGGCGACTGGTCCCTCTGGGCAGCACGCTGCGGACGTTGGCGGCGCTGCAGGCGGACGGCGACCTCAAAGTGCGCCGGGCCGCCGCCCGCTGCCTGAAACGGGCCGGGGCCTGCGGTGCCTTCCGAGCCAAGGTAGGCTAGCACGTGCTCCCAGCGAGTTcaccgtgcgtgcgtgcgtgcgtgcgtacgcgGGTGCGTGGGTGGGTGTTGACTTCGCTGGTTCAATCCGTTTGGAATGGGAGGGGCTGCAAGGGGAGTTCCTATTCATATTGGTTAACTCCTGAGTGAAAGCACCTGGACGTCGATCACTGGTACTACTAGGGCGTCGATCTCGGCCGCCATCTGCTGGCTAAAGCGTGCATTGTACGAGCGGCTCTATTTACGCCGATTCCAAGTTTTATGTCGTTATGGCGACGCACGGCAGGCACTCATTGCTTGCGCGTTTACGTGTGCGTGGGCAGGCGCTGGTTTACTACACAGAAAGTTTGCGGAGCACGGACGCAGACACCCAACGGAACTCATGCTGGGCGCTCAAATGTTTGGCGGTAAGGGGCCCCGATGCTCTCCGACTGCGGGGGGGCCGTCCAATGGTTGAGATGTTTGGGACGGAACTGGCTCTCGCAGGCCGTGGAG
Encoded here:
- the ripor3 gene encoding RIPOR family member 3 isoform X2; its protein translation is MSVQLRFHSPSDGNPIRRSRSFAGLGSLTGRRRPSAARNSLRSQAPTERKFPRGASSPGRAPGSVWSPRPEDVDAVFRALRKGLREHVERHQTEMDFLSTRQTQTKRNSRLGFQYDLEKEIRAQERWMRKLEFQVSKVKSAVRGPRSTETVSALSAQVDELYENYCVQWRLCQGAVNMKRAFALAPSTRQSRESLLDLGRNHRLSTQDMSNMEGELEGLLGELHVKMKGLVGFARLCPGDQYEVAVQLGRQRWKIRGRIQSDDVQSWEQEEMLFLPRIGRNFEIKVSEAKGLGWQLVGTVTCASAPFLVATPQLVVVDITQLGTIKLQLEVTWSPLDGGDKAGLSSGARPPGWSRKTSVQSWTAPSTPSFSEKYFQSMMRELREGGGGGGGASVPLRVSARGRDRGVSLMSYLSYSSIASSPSRARTTPSVAGSRTQLSLGEDDEEPVTMRRRRGRRPEEEQETPAAAWGQLFSHPLSLVDARRSSTPDILKDNPAGGPAEKRVSAEGQRLNDAGPKSPISGSPISGSPISGSPIPESPIAGSPIPESPGTGPPGPGSLIPEYGGSESPGPESPPPYARAGPGSSERRAQALRLGALLAELERNFRRQSGGQVPGQVSGQVSGQVPPDPLSLLEQRLQHLATVLRNQLSLMRRSSSNDTLAVEEVLCSFDFLSHDDNASCLGETSATSLRNDDRSGEEGEEPPPPPPPVAPLTCGNWGLDRALEAHLDSCCILLEMLPRIDFTLTRAELLEDVAQQADVLNTIGRLLLEDGDVSAEKLLPEDQRTPEVLAFWADCGAGDAASSPFCCHSHDFVAALGRRYSHRIKAKLKAKQPGLPEKVFQRLLRQVQAASRAALWPPQPPCAPDRVSVFQLSIYLGRCRVPSPGDHVARLAKEERFLSAVTGPGRKSALGKMTSRVAGRLVPLGSTLRTLAALQADGDLKVRRAAARCLKRAGACGAFRAKALVYYTESLRSTDADTQRNSCWALKCLAVRGPDALRLRGGRPMVEMFGTELALAGRGEFGAHGGTSQIPRRRRAKRRQGGRPLFRQKRSRGLSENGAAGFGDAGGLFPKFGHRGHFFMSTTCFCLDFFPQMCQMRCFAMEF
- the ripor3 gene encoding RIPOR family member 3 isoform X1, which translates into the protein MSVQLRFHSPSDGNPIRRSRSFAGLGSLTGRRRPSAARNSLRSQAPTERKFPRGASSPGRAPGSVWSPRPEDVDAVFRALRKGLREHVERHQTEMDFLSTRQTQTKRNSRLGFQYDLEKEIRAQERWMRKLEFQVSKVKSAVRGPRSTETVSALSAQVDELYENYCVQWRLCQGAVNMKRAFALAPSTRQSRESLLDLGRNHRLSTQDMSNMEGELEGLLGELHVKMKGLVGFARLCPGDQYEVAVQLGRQRWKIRGRIQSDDVQSWEQEEMLFLPRIGRNFEIKVSEAKGLGWQLVGTVTCASAPFLVATPQLVVVDITQLGTIKLQLEVTWSPLDGGDKAGLSSGARPPGWSRKTSVQSWTAPSTPSFSEKYFQSMMRELREGGGGGGGASVPLRVSARGRDRGVSLMSYLSYSSIASSPSRARTTPSVGSSVAGSRTQLSLGEDDEEPVTMRRRRGRRPEEEQETPAAAWGQLFSHPLSLVDARRSSTPDILKDNPAGGPAEKRVSAEGQRLNDAGPKSPISGSPISGSPISGSPIPESPIAGSPIPESPGTGPPGPGSLIPEYGGSESPGPESPPPYARAGPGSSERRAQALRLGALLAELERNFRRQSGGQVPGQVSGQVSGQVPPDPLSLLEQRLQHLATVLRNQLSLMRRSSSNDTLAVEEVLCSFDFLSHDDNASCLGETSATSLRNDDRSGEEGEEPPPPPPPVAPLTCGNWGLDRALEAHLDSCCILLEMLPRIDFTLTRAELLEDVAQQADVLNTIGRLLLEDGDVSAEKLLPEDQRTPEVLAFWADCGAGDAASSPFCCHSHDFVAALGRRYSHRIKAKLKAKQPGLPEKVFQRLLRQVQAASRAALWPPQPPCAPDRVSVFQLSIYLGRCRVPSPGDHVARLAKEERFLSAVTGPGRKSALGKMTSRVAGRLVPLGSTLRTLAALQADGDLKVRRAAARCLKRAGACGAFRAKALVYYTESLRSTDADTQRNSCWALKCLAVRGPDALRLRGGRPMVEMFGTELALAGRGEFGAHGGTSQIPRRRRAKRRQGGRPLFRQKRSRGLSENGAAGFGDAGGLFPKFGHRGHFFMSTTCFCLDFFPQMCQMRCFAMEF
- the ripor3 gene encoding RIPOR family member 3 isoform X3 codes for the protein MSVQLRFHSPSDGNPIRRSRSFAGLGSLTGRRRPSAARNSLRSQAPTERKFPRGASSPGRAPGSVWSPRPEDVDAVFRALRKGLREHVERHQTEMDFLSTRQTQTKRNSRLGFQYDLEKEIRAQERWMRKLEFQVSKVDELYENYCVQWRLCQGAVNMKRAFALAPSTRQSRESLLDLGRNHRLSTQDMSNMEGELEGLLGELHVKMKGLVGFARLCPGDQYEVAVQLGRQRWKIRGRIQSDDVQSWEQEEMLFLPRIGRNFEIKVSEAKGLGWQLVGTVTCASAPFLVATPQLVVVDITQLGTIKLQLEVTWSPLDGGDKAGLSSGARPPGWSRKTSVQSWTAPSTPSFSEKYFQSMMRELREGGGGGGGASVPLRVSARGRDRGVSLMSYLSYSSIASSPSRARTTPSVGSSVAGSRTQLSLGEDDEEPVTMRRRRGRRPEEEQETPAAAWGQLFSHPLSLVDARRSSTPDILKDNPAGGPAEKRVSAEGQRLNDAGPKSPISGSPISGSPISGSPIPESPIAGSPIPESPGTGPPGPGSLIPEYGGSESPGPESPPPYARAGPGSSERRAQALRLGALLAELERNFRRQSGGQVPGQVSGQVSGQVPPDPLSLLEQRLQHLATVLRNQLSLMRRSSSNDTLAVEEVLCSFDFLSHDDNASCLGETSATSLRNDDRSGEEGEEPPPPPPPVAPLTCGNWGLDRALEAHLDSCCILLEMLPRIDFTLTRAELLEDVAQQADVLNTIGRLLLEDGDVSAEKLLPEDQRTPEVLAFWADCGAGDAASSPFCCHSHDFVAALGRRYSHRIKAKLKAKQPGLPEKVFQRLLRQVQAASRAALWPPQPPCAPDRVSVFQLSIYLGRCRVPSPGDHVARLAKEERFLSAVTGPGRKSALGKMTSRVAGRLVPLGSTLRTLAALQADGDLKVRRAAARCLKRAGACGAFRAKALVYYTESLRSTDADTQRNSCWALKCLAVRGPDALRLRGGRPMVEMFGTELALAGRGEFGAHGGTSQIPRRRRAKRRQGGRPLFRQKRSRGLSENGAAGFGDAGGLFPKFGHRGHFFMSTTCFCLDFFPQMCQMRCFAMEF
- the ripor3 gene encoding RIPOR family member 3 isoform X4; this translates as MSVQLRFHSPSDGNPIRRSRSFAGLGSLTGRRRPSAARNSLRSQAPTERKFPRGASSPGRAPGSVWSPRPEDVDAVFRALRKGLREHVERHQTEMDFLSTRQTQTKRNSRLGFQYDLEKEIRAQERWMRKLEFQVSKVKSAVRGPRSTETVSALSAQVDELYENYCVQWRLCQGAVNMKRAFALAPSTRQSRESLLDLGRNHRLSTQDMSNMEGELEGLLGELHVKMKGLVGFARLCPGDQYEVAVQLGRQRWKIRGRIQSDDVQSWEQEEMLFLPRIGRNFEIKVSEAKGLGWQLVGTVTCASAPFLVATPQLVVVDITQLGTIKLQLEVTWSPLDGGDKAGLSSGARPPGWSRKTSVQSWTAPSTPSFSEKYFQSMMRELREGGGGGGGASVPLRVSARGRDRGVSLMSYLSYSSIASSPSRARTTPSVGSSVAGSRTQLSLGEDDEEPVTMRRRRGRRPEEEQETPAAAWGQLFSHPLSLVDARRSSTPDILKDNPAGGPAEKRVSAEGQRLNDAGPKSPISGSPISGSPISGSPIPESPIAGSPIPESPGTGPPGPGSLIPEYGGSESPGPESPPPYARAGPGSSERRAQALRLGALLAELERNFRRQSGGQVPGQVSGQVSGQVPPDPLSLLEQRLQHLATVLRNQLSLMRRSSSNDTLAVEEVLCSFDFLSHDDNASCLGETSATSLRNDDRSGEEGEEPPPPPPPVAPLTCGNWGLDRALEAHLDSCCILLEMLPRIDFTLTRAELLEDVAQQADVLNTIGRLLLEDGDVSAEKLLPEDQRTPEVLAFWADCGAGDAASSPFCCHSHDFVAALGRRYSHRIKAKLKAKQPGLPEKVFQRLLRQVQAASRAALWPPQPPCAPDRVSVFQLSIYLGRCRVPSPGDHVARLAKEERFLSAVTGPGRKSALGKMTSRVAGRLVPLGSTLRTLAALQADGDLKVRRAAARCLKRAGACGAFRAKALVYYTESLRSTDADTQRNSCWALKCLAAVESLEHMVELRRSPDEDVRNAAKEAVLSFGKKGHAAFLKMEQLDLEMQEDFFQNLDTEVTFL
- the ripor3 gene encoding RIPOR family member 3 isoform X5 — encoded protein: MSVQLRFHSPSDGNPIRRSRSFAGLGSLTGRRRPSAARNSLRSQAPTERKFPRGASSPGRAPGSVWSPRPEDVDAVFRALRKGLREHVERHQTEMDFLSTRQTQTKRNSRLGFQYDLEKEIRAQERWMRKLEFQVSKVDELYENYCVQWRLCQGAVNMKRAFALAPSTRQSRESLLDLGRNHRLSTQDMSNMEGELEGLLGELHVKMKGLVGFARLCPGDQYEVAVQLGRQRWKIRGRIQSDDVQSWEQEEMLFLPRIGRNFEIKVSEAKGLGWQLVGTVTCASAPFLVATPQLVVVDITQLGTIKLQLEVTWSPLDGGDKAGLSSGARPPGWSRKTSVQSWTAPSTPSFSEKYFQSMMRELREGGGGGGGASVPLRVSARGRDRGVSLMSYLSYSSIASSPSRARTTPSVGSSVAGSRTQLSLGEDDEEPVTMRRRRGRRPEEEQETPAAAWGQLFSHPLSLVDARRSSTPDILKDNPAGGPAEKRVSAEGQRLNDAGPKSPISGSPISGSPISGSPIPESPIAGSPIPESPGTGPPGPGSLIPEYGGSESPGPESPPPYARAGPGSSERRAQALRLGALLAELERNFRRQSGGQVPGQVSGQVSGQVPPDPLSLLEQRLQHLATVLRNQLSLMRRSSSNDTLAVEEVLCSFDFLSHDDNASCLGETSATSLRNDDRSGEEGEEPPPPPPPVAPLTCGNWGLDRALEAHLDSCCILLEMLPRIDFTLTRAELLEDVAQQADVLNTIGRLLLEDGDVSAEKLLPEDQRTPEVLAFWADCGAGDAASSPFCCHSHDFVAALGRRYSHRIKAKLKAKQPGLPEKVFQRLLRQVQAASRAALWPPQPPCAPDRVSVFQLSIYLGRCRVPSPGDHVARLAKEERFLSAVTGPGRKSALGKMTSRVAGRLVPLGSTLRTLAALQADGDLKVRRAAARCLKRAGACGAFRAKALVYYTESLRSTDADTQRNSCWALKCLAAVESLEHMVELRRSPDEDVRNAAKEAVLSFGKKGHAAFLKMEQLDLEMQEDFFQNLDTEVTFL